The Nitrospiraceae bacterium genome segment TGACACAAACCTGCAAGAAGCCAACTTGCGCGGTGCAACCTTGTCCGGCGCGAATCTCAGCGGCGCCCAATTCCATGACGCTGATCTCCACCAAACAAAGCTCTATGGAGCCAATCTTTCTTCGGTCTCAGGCCTTACACAAGCTCAGCTGAACACCGCGTGCCTCGACGAGCAGACGAAATTACCAGCAGAACTCAGTCGTCCCGCTGCCTGCCCGGCGGCCAAGAGCAAGCACTAGCTCCTGCTAATCACATAGCTTACGATCACCAGCCTCGAGACGCACAGCCTTCAGTATAAGAGGTCGAGTAGCGACCATAGACTGAAGGTGCTTATCTTGGCTGGGGTCCCATCATCCTGGCAAGGCTGTACCGCGAGCTTTGGCCCGATAGTCTCCCCAATATCTGCCATGACGCGCCGGAGATTCGCCTCCAGCTGAATTTCTTTCTTTGATTGTTGCTCGGGCGGATACTCGGCCAACGTTTTCCCCGGGACCTTGACGGCCAGCTCGTCTTCGCTCCACACCACACCTCGACAGTGCTTCATCTGCACCGCCTCCGCGTGCACCCGCACCGGTCGAAAAGCCCATCCGAATACTTCCGCACCGCCATACCACAGAGGAAAATCCGTCGTCGCGTCCAAGGCCAGATAGGCCCCGATCGCGGCCGGATTCCACGCGGTGGCCAGGCCAATCACGGTGGTGAAGACGGTGACGTGCGCGCCCCAGCCGGTGACCCAATATTGCCAGCGCACTCGACCGTAGTCATGAATAAGCCCTGTGACGACGACATCCGCACCGCTCTGAGCTGCGAGGGCATCGACCTGTTCGGCGGTCAGCGGCGTGCCGGCGGGAGCGATGTCCGCCATCATTCGGCGAGTCTCATCGAAGGGAATGACGACCAATCTATTCTGACGAGTCAATTGTTCCGTCAGAAACATCTGGGCTTTTGTTTGGATTTCATCGACTAACTGAGCCATAATTGTCCGTTCCACTTCCGGCGGTGGATTGTCCTCGAAGGAATGGATCTGTGTACTCACTGGAAGAGGCCTCTCCAGAATCACAGGTCCGACCACAACCTTGAGGGGATGATCGAGTGGGGCTAATGACGGTCCGCCCAAGCTGCTGCAACCCACGAGAAGAAGGTACAGACCTATTCCGATGGTAATCAGTATGACCACCGGTTTTTCTGTGTTACCGAATTTCATGCGCACGTCGGGCACCCTTTCATCACCATGGCTCAATCAGAGCCAATGGCCACACACGGCACGGGCATGGTCGCCAGGCAGCTGCCTCGATCAGACAGGGCCATACCCCACACCCATTACATGGGACGAGGAGAATGCTGTGTCAGGACCTGTTACCGGTTGAGCGGAGGATGAAAGAGCGAGAAGGGTGGGACGAGTGGAGTGGTTATAGGAACGGCGGGGTCAATCAAGGAAACGGGATGTGAAACTTGATGCGCACCGGAAGGAATAGAAACAAACGCCAAGTGGCAAGGGCACCCGTCATCAGTCAGCCCTCCTGAGCTTGGGACGACGCCAGTGATCTGAACAGTGTCAAACACGCTGCCAGCTGATGCTGCAAGTCGCCACTCGTCCAGACAACTGAGTCCTGTGAGCTGCGCGCTCAGCAGTACGATCAACCCGACGACAAGCAGTTGGGTGAGCTGTCTATGGACCATCAAGAAGAGCTCTGAGTGCGGTGCGCCTCAAGCATTGTTCCAGAAACTAATTGTATTCTAGCACGGCTCGGACGGTGGAACATCAAGCAAGGGTGTTCAGAAACTGGAGCCACAGAAGCAACTGACCTTAAACGGTTCAGTTCATCTGCCACTCCTACTTCTTCGTACAGCGCAGGTCTGCATGCTGGAGCTCCGCGATTTTTTGATCATCGAACGGAATGGGAGCACAGCCGTGTCCCTTTTCACAGACAAAGTCAAACCTCTTCGCCGGCTGATGACAACTTAAGCATGGGGCTCCGAGCGACAGATTGACGACGTTGTCTCCACGATCTCTGATCTTGGTCCCTTCCTTGGAGACGTTCAAGGCGAAAAATTCCCAGCCATTCGTGTTGGGAAACTTCTCATGCGAGTGCTTCACCATGGCTTCAAACGGAACCAGCTGGAGGATGGTGCCGACGGGATACTCCGTGTCCGGCACGCTGTCCCGGAAGATCCGCATCGCCTCTTTCAATTTCTCCGGATCAGCATGCTTGAAGCGCGTATTCCTGACCTTCGGCCAGTCGAGGATACACCCAAAGGTCTGTTCTGTGACCCTGAGATTTTGAGCCAATGCACTGGGCAACATAGAAAAGCCAAACCCGACGGCAAGTAGGATCCCTGTACACACCCAAACCGAAATTTGACGCCCGACCTTAATGAACTTACGCATTTGCGTACTCCTCTCTTCTTTTGTCACCCGCACTCTATGCGTCGGTTCAAAATCCACCATTTTTGAAGGGCAACCCGGCTTGCCTTGTTGGCCCACCAAGCTGGAGAATTCACTTCGGATAGGTCAATGTCTTCCAGCATCTGTCGTCGCAAACTGGGATTTGGCCTGTCCGTCTTTATGGGACAGGCCAAATCCTTGACAGCTAACGCAACGGACTTGAAGCCGGCACGAAGTTCTTCCGTGAAGGCCTTCGGCTGCTCCCAGGCCGCAAAGTGACCGCCTTTGTCGAGTTTGTTGTAATGGATCAGTTTGGGATATGCCCGCTCCGTCCAGCTCCGCGGGGCTGGATAGAGTTCGTCAGGGAAGACGCTCACGGCAACCGGGATGGAGACGCCTTTGGCATTGAAGTACCCTTTGCCCCAATATTCCCAATAGAGACGGGCGCCAGAAAGCGCCTTGTTTGTCAACCAAGTGATCGTGATGTTGTCGAGAACGTCGTCTGGCGTCAGGCCTTCAGGGTGCCCATCAACGGCACGTGCGATGAGCTCCAAGCTACGCGCGTCGTGATCAAGGAAATAAGCCGCCAGACCGACGGGTGAATCCACGATTCCGTATAATGTCTGCGGTCGCAGCCCCATCTGGTACCCGTAGCCGATTCCCTTTTGATATACAAATTGTAAGCGCTCGTAAGCGACTTTCTCTTCGGCTGAGAGCCCCGATGGCGCCGGTGCCCCGGAAAAAGCCGCTCCGTCAATGTCGGCCGGAAAGATGCCGGGCATGTTGGTGTGAATGCCGAGCAGTCCGGACGGCGCCTGCAGACCCATCATATCGACGACGACCGCGCCCCAATCGCCGCCCTGTGTTACGTATTGCGTGTAGCCGTCTTCATCAGCACGTCCCAGGCGCGTGCCATGTGCACAGGATCCCAGCCTCTCGTGGTGGGCATTCCGGAGAAGCCGTAGCCCGGCATCGATGGAATCACGACATGGAAAGCATCCGACAGCTTGCCGCCATGTGCCGTGGGATCGGTCAGGGGATCGATGATCTTCAGCTGTTCGATGATCGATCCCGGCCATCCGTGCGTGACAATGAGCGGCAACGCATTTTCGTGTTTTGAACGGGCGTGAATGAAATGAATATCCAGCCCATCGATCTCAGTGATGAACTGCGGGTAGCCGTTCAGCCTCGCCTCGACCTTGCGCCAATCGTAGAGTGTCGCCCAATAGCGCGCGAGTCTTTGCATCGTTGCGAGCGGCACACCTTGTGCGAACTCCGTGACCGTGTTCCTCCCAGGCCACCGGTCGTCGCGTTGCGAGGATTCCGGGACCGTTTCCGCCTCAGGCCACCTTGTCGCGCTGATGCGCCTGCGCAATTCCGTAAGTTCCGCTTCCGGAAAATTCACACGAAACGGTCGAATCGCATTCTTGTCAGCTGTCTGGTCGCTGCGCTCTTTGGTTGGACTGGTGGTCATGGCGGCCTCCTTGTGAGTGATTGTGGATTGCGAAACTGCGGTTGATTAGTATGCCGTCTCATTCCTTTCTCCTGTATCGACAGCGCTCGTCGCTGCCGGGCAGATCGCACAGTCTATCCTGGGCGAGCGGTCGATCCCGGGCAGCGATATACTGAGCTGATAGCAAAGGTATTATCAGTTAGAACCGCCAGCCTCTCTTCGATTGGATAGAACTGCCCGGGGCGATGAGCTCACGCATATTGTGTCCTCCTCTCCTTCTTTTCACAGACGCAACTCGGTTTAGTTCATGGTGAGCACCACGCGGAACCGCGCCTTGCCGCTCATCATGCGTTCGTAGCCCGTAGCCGCTTGTTCGAGCGGCAGCGTCTCCACCATGGCGCGAATCCCCGTGAGGGCGCAAAAGTTGAGCGTGTCTTCCGAATCTCTGGCGGTCCCTGACGGCCAACCGAGTATGGACCGGCGCTGGAGGAGGAGTTGCAGGGGTGTCGTGCTGATGGGATCGGCCGAGGCCCCGACCACCAGCAGTTGCCCCCCAACCCCCAGTCCGTCAATGAGGGGCGACATGGCCTTCCCGTCCGGCACGGTCGCAAGAATGACGGAAGCGCTACCCAGACTCGTGAGTTCTTTCGCGACATCGTCGGCATTGGTGTCGAGGTATCGGACGGCACCGAGCTTCAACGCCAGGGATTTTTTGTCCTGACCTCGACCGATCGCCACGGTGTGAAATCCCATCTTGCTCGCGAACTGGATGCCCAGGTGGCCGAGTCCGCCAATGCCGTGCACGGCTACGACATCTCCCGCGACCGCACGGCTATGCCGCAGACTGTTGAACGTCGTGACCCCCGCGCACAGGATAGGGGCCGCTTCCACCGGCGAAAGACCGTCTGGAATTGCCGCCACGGTTTCCTGCCCGGCGATCATGTACTGGGCGTATCCGCCATCGGCGTTGATTCCGGTCACGCGGAAGTGCCGACACCCCATGAAATCGCCTCGCCGGCAAGGGTCGCATTGAAAACAGTGCCCGCCGTGCCAGCCCACGCCGACCCGCTGGCCTTTCTTCCAGGCTGTCACGCCCGCGCCGACCTCGTCGATGACTCCGGCTATCTCGTGGCCGGTCACACGCGGGAATTGCACGCCCGGCCAAATGCCCTCCTTTACGACGACGTCGCTATGGCAGATCCCGCAGGCCTGCACTTTAATGCGGACCTGGTTGGCCCCCGGTGTCGGGATCTCTCGCTTGACCACTTCGAATGGCTTGCCTGGCGAGGGAATTTGAACAGCGATCATCTGTGGCATGTCGGCCTCCTTGGGGTTCTGTGGTCATGGTGTCATCAGATCGAGAGTCATGAGTAAAGACACAACGATTGGTGTATGAATCGTCACGATCCAAGCTGGACCCGCATGAAGCTTGGAGATCAGTCGACGCAATGTATGCACGGGCCCGCCTTACGACACAGTTACTTTTCACACGTGGGTGTCGTGGGCTGGGGCGACTCCTCTACCTCACCTGGTTGGTAGTGCGTCTTGCCTCCATGTGCCGCGTGTTCGCCGTGGGGCACCACGTCGAATTCCGCGACGGCCACGTGCTTCAGCCAATAGCCCTCCTCGCCTTTCGCGCCGTGCATCGACGTATCTCCGGTAGCCGGAGTATTGGTCCGATGAAAATGGGTAAAGCCGGTCTTCCCATGATCCGGCTGCGATTCGGCACAAAACCGGCCTTTGATGCCTTGGCCGACCCACTGTAAGACTGCGGTGGGATCGCTAACCGGCTTATCGAACATCAGGAACTGGACCCGGCCATGGCCTTCGTCCAGCCACAGATGGTTGGGCGGATTCGGGTGGACCGGCTCAAACGTGTAGGCCTTGATGAGGACCGGCCCGATATTGTTGGCGGCTTCTGGCGCGGCCGCCGTTCCCGCTCCCGCGCGGTTGCTGCTGAACCAGACGCTACCGAGCAACCCCACCACCATGACACTCAGGACACAGACCTTGGTCGCCATCGCACACCTCCAATAATGTTAGTTTTGCAGGTATCTGAAATGATCAGACCAATCCCGATCGGCCCTATCACATTGCTGTAAGCGATACGCATGTTACGGTTCAGAGGGTTTGTCGCAGCGGAAAGATCACTGCTGACCTAGGGCTCGAATCTGCCCACCTTTCAAGATTTGTCCCTGTTGCTGAACTACTGTGTAAGACTGGCGCGG includes the following:
- a CDS encoding epoxide hydrolase, which codes for MTTSPTKERSDQTADKNAIRPFRVNFPEAELTELRRRISATRWPEAETVPESSQRDDRWPGRNTVTEFAQGVPLATMQRLARYWATLYDWRKVEARLNGYPQFITEIDGLDIHFIHARSKHENALPLIVTHGWPGSIIEQLKIIDPLTDPTAHGGKLSDAFHVVIPSMPGYGFSGMPTTRGWDPVHMARAWDVLMKTATRNT
- a CDS encoding alcohol dehydrogenase, which translates into the protein MPQMIAVQIPSPGKPFEVVKREIPTPGANQVRIKVQACGICHSDVVVKEGIWPGVQFPRVTGHEIAGVIDEVGAGVTAWKKGQRVGVGWHGGHCFQCDPCRRGDFMGCRHFRVTGINADGGYAQYMIAGQETVAAIPDGLSPVEAAPILCAGVTTFNSLRHSRAVAGDVVAVHGIGGLGHLGIQFASKMGFHTVAIGRGQDKKSLALKLGAVRYLDTNADDVAKELTSLGSASVILATVPDGKAMSPLIDGLGVGGQLLVVGASADPISTTPLQLLLQRRSILGWPSGTARDSEDTLNFCALTGIRAMVETLPLEQAATGYERMMSGKARFRVVLTMN
- a CDS encoding cytochrome P460 family protein produces the protein MRKFIKVGRQISVWVCTGILLAVGFGFSMLPSALAQNLRVTEQTFGCILDWPKVRNTRFKHADPEKLKEAMRIFRDSVPDTEYPVGTILQLVPFEAMVKHSHEKFPNTNGWEFFALNVSKEGTKIRDRGDNVVNLSLGAPCLSCHQPAKRFDFVCEKGHGCAPIPFDDQKIAELQHADLRCTKK